In Chrysemys picta bellii isolate R12L10 chromosome 4, ASM1138683v2, whole genome shotgun sequence, the sequence agacagctctgttttgtttacttgaagTGCATGCATCTACTAGGATGAGGTTCAAACAATGCGCATAGCAGTGTACATAGAgtatttcactgtttctttctttacatttcatttgaacTCCCGCAGTACATCCAGACATAGCAGATGCGCCATCAAAACAGACGGACATCACTGATGACCAGTCAATTTTAAGAATGACAAGGACGTCATTTAACTGGTCAAAAATAGACTGAGCATCAACTGTTAATAGTCTCTGAACAGACACAAAATGTTCAACTGGACTATGTTTTTCATTGTCAAAAATACTGCATCACAACGGACATCTGTTCATGGTGTCCACAGTCAGTAGTGTCGTTTGCAATTATTGAGACCATTTTTCCATTTAGTGAAGATGCAATCTTTTGTTGCACAACGTTGTGCAAGGCCACAATTAATTCATTTTGGATGCGATTACTCAGATAGGTAGTGTTTCGAGGAGATTGTTGCACATCCTTTGCCATTACAGGATCATATTTTTGGAGCATATTGACAAGATTTAGAAATAAATCTCTCTCAAAACTGTCAGCTTTTTCATTGTGACCCCTGAATGGTCTCCCATCTTTCaccaaacacagaacaatgtcAATCAGTTGCTCCATTACACTTCGGTTATGGCACCGTTCTTCTTGTTTAGACAGAGAAGCCTGCTTGCCCTATGGGCAAAACATATGGAAAGAAGAGGATCAATTTATACAGAGGGCTGAAGGGGGACTCCCAAAGTGCATTAATTAACACTTACTAAATACatcaaaattaaatacattacagaGATAAGAACCTGTAATGACAACTTTACTTCATGAGATATTCTAGAGAAAGAAGACCCAGACAGAGTAATGGTAGGCGGAATCCCAGGGAGACCAAAGGGGCTGGTAGAGGGAGCAGACAGAGAACAAGGGTAGAGGCAGAGTGGCTGCAGGGTTGGCCCAGTCTTCTGCATCTCCCATGTGGGTGGAGACACTGATCTCTATCACTGTAAGAGGGAATAGAATGGAATGCCCAGAAGAATGAATGACTTGAGGACAATTTCCTGAGGGACCCATACCCTTGCAGAGCTTTTCTAGCTCTGACATTTACATTTCTACATGGTTTggcccacagaaataaaaatctgcaCATCTTCCATGTGTTTTTGGACCAATGGAAAAAACCAGTTATAATTCAAGTCACTTAAAATTCCCTATGAAACTgagttaacaaaataaatgagGTTATGAACAACCAGAAAATATACTTCTCAAGTGAAAAACTATAACTGGACTTCTTTGCAAAGAAATTGTAAGTTTTCTTACAGGAAAAGCCACAAACTGTCTGAAAAGGAAGAGTAGATTAAATTACTTGCCTCCGTGAAATTAAATATCCAGAGAATTGCTGTGCCTGTGATGATGATGACCAGGGTTTGCTCACCTgtggctccccctccccgtgcAGCTGGAGGCACAGCCGGGCAGGTCTGCATCTGCAAGCAGGCCCCCTACCtcaggtgcagctcccattggccttggTGGCCAACAGTCTGGAAGCCTCCTGGCCAatgagctgggggcaggagggggaaggcaAAGGGGAAGATtgtagggagcaggggaggtagGGGAGCTGTctctggaggcacaaaggggggcTCTCTGGAGGGGGTgatggaggcataggggctggaggggatcttccggggggcagagggttgtgtgGGTCTCtgtgtggttgggggggggggggaggagtgattgacagagccagctgcagcccaagtctGGTCTGTGAGGGAAGGGAGTGTTGCTATACctacctccccccatccccccaaggaAGCCCCCTCTGTACTGTGTATTTTATGCCAGCCCCAGGGTGCATCGCTgctcctttctcctgcccccagctccatctGTTTGTCTGCCCCCacaatgcctccccccccccatctgtgtATGACAGTGACAGActcctgctgctctctgcctgcagctccctccccctccctgctggggaggTGCGGTCAGGCAGCTCTGGcaacctcctcccccacagctcccaatgggctgggaaccaggtcagctctgggagaggggacGGAGGCAGCGTTCAGAGCTTCCCTGCCTCTGCCGAGACTCTTCGCTGCCTGCGGGGACgccggggatgggggagctgcccccgaGGTGAGAGCGCCCCACCCCACGTTGCTGAACTGTGGAGAATGGGCACCACGGCCCATCTCACCGCCTAtgtatccaacccaccctgctccctgtcctcttactgcccccgccccttatccaaccccctagCCCCCCTAaccatgaggctcctagcagcgTTTGGCTCAGCGcggagccagacacactgcccCGCCCCCCTAGAGCTctgccctgcattagggtgtgcctgagCACACCTGGCACACGTCTATGGGTTCCAGAGTTAGTTCTGCTAGTTTTGCAGAGCAGAACAGTCTTATTTTTGAATTCTCAAGGATGCAGGGGGGAGAAGACAGAATCTCATCCCTACATCCTTTGAATGTGTTCTATGGTACCCTAGTGGGCTCAGGCACATCTGTTCCTCTGTGGAACCaagagttcaaagtggggaataaGCAGAATTCTGATTCTGACTTGTTGGTAGGAATTGAATTGATTACATTTCTGTAAAACAGAGTCCAATCTCTACGCTGGTGGTGGATCCAAAAGCAAGCATGCAGGagtggggagaaaggggggaaatgacatcTGTCTCGCACCGCACCAGTCCTCtctggaagaagaagaaaaaaaaaaagagaatcacAATCCTGGGGGTGGGAAAACGACTGGGAGAGGGTGCTACTCAATGTCAtcatgggggaaggagagatgtAGGCTGCTCCCAGTCTCCCCACTCCTTGATGCTATCCTTGTGTTGGGCATGGGGcaactgccacacacacacacacacactaggacTATGGTGGAACAGCATCTAGGGTAGGCAGAGAACAGCCCCTCCCCAACAGTGCAGCAAggaggggtgcgtgtgtgtgtgcgtgtgtacgtACACTCCCTGCCAGAGCTCCAGATGGGGGGAGCAGAAGGGGCCCTCCCCACTAGTGCCAGGGGACAGCAGACCCATGGGGGAGAGGCACCGGAGACTAAGACAAAGGAATTGATGCGAATGATAAACTCCGTGAAAATGTGTAACATACTTGATTTTTGGAAAAAACTTTTGTACATGCTAGGGATGGTGACAAGACAATCCCACAAGCATGTTGCTTTTCAGCTTATACCTGTAAACAGGTTggaagcttggcacagcagcaaaagcataacagtcCTAcgctgctgtgtggaaggggaaactgaggcacaccacctcatggcatttgtggctaaatgccaagacacctacACTTTAACAGATATGGCtatctgcattctgttagcaatagtACACCCCAACACATTTTCAAGCACCTGGGGACCAGGAACCAGAATTTTGCAAGAACCCCTATGAAAAGCATTATAGTGTTTAGTAACGCTGGATGGGGGTATGACCAGAGCTGAACCAGAATTTTAAATGTACAGTACTGCCTCcaccatggtcagtgtccaagtctctgacAGTAAGTTCAGTAGgagggtgtgatgttgcactccatatgctttatggaaatattcttatgaatatgacataactggaatatgttttacaCTAAATACCGCTTGTATGGTGTCattaggatgaacacacttagtagattacgaGCTTTCTATTTGtttctatatctggagttaggagaataagatatacacctctacctcgatataacacgaatttggatataacgtggtaaagcagtgctcgggggggggggggcagggctgtgcactccggtggatcaaagcaagttcaatataacgcagtttcacctataacgcggtaagattttttggctccagaggacagtgttatattgaggtagaggtgtaacttgtatcactgatgtaaacatattaagtggaggccattaagggtgctccagaaacaatcagttgtaaatggccttagttacttgaaagccttcctgtgtatgtgtgggccagcccatggggaatggagactagaggtcttacagtgacatgtgaccatgtcacctgataatgaaatccatcttaaatctggtacttttccacttagaaggaggggtggggacaagtaccgacaaaagattcccaccttgtgccaaagctataaaagggggtggagcaggacaaagatggctgccagtcatgagaagaCCCCTGTTTACCACCTGAGaggtctgctggaactaacaagaactgtaccggggaaaggattaggcccagactaggaaattgtctagtctgtgaaaggagCTTagtggaacatctctgagggtgagatattacctgtaatcagtttcttaacgtattaggcttagacttgtgtgttttgtttcattttgctttgttctgtctattacttgaaaccacttaaatcctaccttttatacttaataaaatcacttttgtttattaataaacccagagtaagtgatcaatacctgggggagcaaaccgctgtgcatctctccctctctctcagtgATACAGAGGGCAAAAAATTTATGAATTTACTCCGTagaagctttatacagagtaaaacggatttctttggggtttggatcccattgggaactgggtgtctgggtgctggaggcaagtaacctgctgagctgtttccaattaaatctgcagctttggggggatggaccagaccctgggtctgtgttgcagcaggctagcgtgtctggctcaacaaggcagggttctggattcccaagttggcagggaaaacgggctcagaggtaatttcagcacatcaggagactgtcccaaggggatctctgtgactgaacccatcacaggGATCCCCACCAGTGTCAGGGGACAGCAGACCCATGAGGGAGAGGCACCAGAGACTCGCCAGGGGCCATTGTGGCCCACAATGCCCTCCCTCCCGGAGCAGAGGGTCAGCGTAGCAGGGCGCGATCCACAcaaagcccccccacacacacacacacagcagtagCACCAGCAGGCAGCCCCAAACCAGCACCAAGCtgtgccaccccctccctcctcacaAATCCTAAACCAGGCAGCGATCGACCAACAAACAACCATGCTGCCCCGCACCCACAaacacatcccctcccccccccagccgtatctctgctccccacacagccccggGACGGGTTACACCAACAccaccccaggctgggctggcTATTATACGGCCCTCCACAACCCCTCCTTGCCCCCAGGCTTGTTATGCCACCCCATAaaaccctctcccccacaccaccacccccagtccctcctgcagccccca encodes:
- the LOC101937683 gene encoding uncharacterized protein LOC101937683, translating into MTFPARSALTRLLFCCAERRCVAERSGALEDTGRDLCRSRMRHSTQERTGAVRDRCHFPPFSPLLHACFWIHHQRRDWTLFYRNGKQASLSKQEERCHNRSVMEQLIDIVLCLVKDGRPFRGHNEKADSFERDLFLNLVNMLQKYDPVMAKDVQQSPRNTTYLSNRIQNELIVALHNVVQQKIASSLNGKMVSIIANDTTDCGHHEQMSVVMQYF